From Brassica rapa cultivar Chiifu-401-42 chromosome A06, CAAS_Brap_v3.01, whole genome shotgun sequence:
TAAATACATAATAATGTCATTCATAAAGTGAGAAGAAGGTGATAACTTCAGCTCATTTACGATTAGACACATTCTCAccgtatataaataaatactataaAGAGATACACTTTTATTCGATCTTGTTTTGTTCATTAATTCATTAAGTAATGAGAACCAACTTTATCATTCTTGAACGCTATAGATTTTGTCTGGTCTAGCATTCTAAATTCCATAGGCTAATTATGACGGTATTATTTCTTTAAACTACTTCTGAATACCATTTAAATATAAACGGATCTCAGATTCTTTTTTCATTCTAAGAAACAACCATTTTCATCATCGTTTCCTAATTATACTCTTAACTATATCAATGTCAAGTTCATTGcattatactccctctgtttcctGATTCTGAATCTCAAACACAAACCCAAGTGCCcaacaaaaatacaaagacgAGAACTGAAGATTAGTTTTTAGAACTTTGATGTGGTCTTTATTTACATGTATGTAGAGTGAAAAATATCAAGTCCATTGCTAGATTATGTACAGAAACTTCCATCTAAAAGTCATCAGAGCATCCAGCAAGACCCTGAAACGAAAAAACTCAAAACTTCAAGCTCATATATCACTTCACTCATAATCAATTATGCATAGATGTGTATTAGATCTTGGTGGATAAACTTCTACAATTGAAGAGCCAGAATGCTAAGTTAAAGCCGAAAAGAAAGAGAGTTAATAGCATGAAAAATGTGCTTACACGGCATGATAACACTTTAGACTGTAGTAAGTAGTATACTGTATACGGCCTTAGCCCCACGCCATTGAAAACGCATAGTTAACCACCAGTTTACCATCAAAGCCAAAGTTCTGCAAATACCAAAACCACAACTACATAACATAAGCAAATAGGCATATCATTTCAAAAGGGTGCGAAGTGAAAACACTTACATTGTACAAATCGTTTACAGATTCATCAGGGTTTGGCGAGAAAGCACTGTTCACATAGACAAACTTAAACAAGCAAAGAAAACGACATAACTGGTTACAATCGAACTCAAAAGATCCATACATACACACatagaagaaggagaagagaagcTGTGTTTTATTACCAATGAGTCAGAATGAAGCTGTCTTCTTAAAAAGTCAATCACTTTAGCAAATTTATCAGTTCCTGGGATCTGTTTACAAAACAACGAAACTTATCAATCAAGAAAGTTCATCCCTTTCTAGAAGAATCGATCAAACCCCAAACCTAAAATCCCTAAAAATACCTTGAATTTAGATTGTTTGAGAATAGGAGCGCCTCCAGTAGCTCTCAGATGAACAACAACTGTCATATACACAGAAACCctataaatcaatcaaaatcgAAATCATACGAGAAAACCAAAACTGGAAATAGACGAAATTGAATCGGTTCATAGATTGATTCGATTGTTCGAATTTGATTGGATGAATCAAAAACTCGCCTTTACGAACAGAGCTCGGTGACTCTGTCTCCGCCATTGATGAATGATTCcaaggagagagagagctgAAGAAGGAAGACGTTACTCTTTCGTTCACGTCTGCGATTGACGATTATATTTTGGGCTTTATAAGCCCAGGTTAAATTGGGCTTTTAAAcgaattaaataaatttgaactGTAACAAACATTGAACCGAAGTTCGGTTATTGGACCTGACCCGATTTTAAACCACATCGCTAATTGGTTATAGTCCAATTTGCATGAATTTATTTGTTTCACACTTCAAGATCAACTTGATCCTCATCActtaataacaaaaattatgaaaaatagcacataagaaaatatctatatatatatatatataaaattgtttGCCTCCCTCCTGTTTGGCCACATCAGCGCCAGGTCAGAAAGTCGACTCCTCTAAGCGCGACACGTGTCCCAGACAAATGAAACTCATCGTTTCATTTAAGCTTGAGCCAATTGGGCTTTGATCGTTAATGTGTCTCTCTGTATCTGATTTCTTTAGTTTGTTCACGTTTTGAATGGGTTTTAAGTTTCAATAACCGGATATCAATTAATAGGCTTCAATATTAACTGCAACAATTGTTTTGGGTTTAGAAAGCTTGGTCAAACAGGCTGCTAATACACATGATGAGCCCAACAACTCCAAACGTCATAATCAAAACTACAGACGAATCGTTTCTAGAGCTCCTTCAATGCACTATTTCTCATTCAATGCATCTCTCTTTTCTCAGTCGGTGAAATACAACTATAAGTAGATTAGTCTTCAATCTGTAAAACTCATCATTTCATTTCTGACAGTCATATAAACTTTGGCAAAGCAGAATAGTGAAGAATCCTTCTCTCCTCCTTGCTGATTTTAAAGCAGTCATAAATAGATTAGTCTTCTATCCTTTCTCTTCCTGGACGACGAAACCTCCTTTTGCTTGCGCATTCATGAAGCCGTTCGCGGGCAGGCTTTTTACAGAGTATGAGGTTAATGTGAGGTGAAAACAGCTTTGTATTTTGCGGCGGCCATTGATGCGGTGGACGATTCGGTTAAGGCAGATGCTTCTTCCTAAGCTGGAGAGAGGTGATGAATCAGATGATGGAGGCATGGAAACCAGTCCCAGATTTACCAGAGGAGGCTTCTCCACCAGGATAAAGGTGTGACATGCTTCTTGACTGATGTAAAGGTTGGCCTCCTCATCTACCCTCGCAGTTCTATTCAGTTTAGGATTACTTAAGAGCAATTCTGACATTTACAATTTCATAAAGTTAATTAGattaaattgattttttatatatttcttggTTAACCATTAAGGGTTTGTAAAATCATCAACCCATGTTTCGTTTTCTCATTTGTGACCATAGTTAATATACAAATCTCTATCTTTTGATTGGTACAATTTCTTCACCCTACTTCCAAATTAACGTTTTCACCACCAAAGAAATACATCTGAGTAATTTAGCTAGAATATGATGtaatttttgtttagttatgGAATCTTTATGGGTTATGAAAAGAGAGTGTTCATCACTTAAAAGACATTTTCATAGAGATTGTTCTCAGAAGAAGCTGAGAGACGAAGCTATGAGGATCTAGCGTGAGAAAACCACATTTGTTGCAGTCTGGGAAAGACACAAAATGTAAGCTCCGGAAACATCTTGGAGAGGTTTTTCCAAAGAACTTTGCGCGAATGAATAGGTTACTGAGGTAAAAGACGGAGAGATTGCAAATCTAAAAGATGAGGATAAGGTTGATCAGTTGATGTTAGCTCACTGACAACTAGAGACTAAGGAACTTGAATCTCAGTGCAGCATCcattctttgtttttatttattcttgAGTTATGTTATTGTTGGAAAGTTTATGTCCTTACCTTACAAATGACCATTGTTCCACCTGTATAAAAATCAGTTGGATAAACAAAGATTTTCTAAAGCTACAATTTTAAAGCTCTTTGGCTAATTTATAATGTTATTTTGAGAAACGGGTCCGTAAAACCAACAACTCAAACTGCACCGTCTGATTTTATTCTACGGTGGGGAAGTAACTGTGTTTAGTGATTTCTCTGCTGAGAAATCCAAATATCAGAGGAAACAACAATCAATATGACAAACATAATTTAGGAATCCTATGTCAAGTCAGCCGTGTAAAACGCACGCATTATGACGACTTTGGCTGTTTAAATTAATttgaatgaaataaaaaagtataCAAAATTTCTGAACTTTTGTTGGGATTGTGAGAAAGTTAAAGGAGAAAAACCTATTATACCAAACTTTGTtatgtcttttattttatttttgcagaTATATATCTTCATTGTGTTCATGGTCAGCCACGATCAAGAAAGTGAGAAATAACCTTTTTACAGGAGCACTCCTTTCAATCTCTCTTACAGGGTTACAGTATTTAGCGGCAATAAAGCGACCCAGTAATAAATCAGGTGAATCGCGACCATCCTTACATAATCTCTCTGTCACCTCAGTCATTGTATATTTTTCTCAAGAGTTTTGGTGTCCTTAACCTGAGGTTTATTATGAGTAGTTGTTGATCTCTCTCCATGTTATAAGCTTCCTGCTGGTTTTGAGGTATATCATTATCACATTTCAGGTTGAGCCTAGAGTTGAAGCTGAATCATGGTTTGTAATTGGTGGTTTTAATGAAAACTTTATTGTAATGGGAGAAAGGTTAGACGGTAGTCCTAAACAGAAGAAGAGATCGAGCTTATTCACGAGGTGGTCTTAGTGAAAGGATTGCTGTGAGGGCCGGTTTTAACTGAGTATAAACAATGACAGTATTCTTCGGTTTCTATGTTTAACCATCTCTTCTCCTGCTCTTAGCCCTGCCAACTCCACTAGAGTCTCCGAATTTCCTCTTAATATTTCTTTTCATGcgtaaatttgatttatatcatttTGGGAATTCGATACATCTAACCGAGTTTGGTATACAATGTGGAATTACACAAAGATTGTAAAAAAAAGGTGGGTGTGGGCCGTATGGCAACTTGGAATCACCACTTGATTTCGACCAACAATATAAAATCCAAACATTTAATTATTACGAATTGAATCGAAGATTcagtattatttatatttaatagtttaatttatattttaattatgttgaTCTTACAACAACactcatacaaaaaaaaaatatttccatTTATACGAATTACAATAACAAACATGAATGCCatagcaaaaaaaataacaaacatgaatgctgttttttttttggtagagcATGAATGTTATTAAATAAACTATTATGGCTCTGATGTCCAAACCAAATAAAGCATGAATTAAGGACAATATATTACAAGATGTATTATGTAGTCAATGACGGGTTCTCACGCTGAATATTCTAACATCCTACATAACTAATTAAATATGGCATAGAAATAATGGTTCACAAATGATATAACCAACCCCGGTTGAAGTTAAAAACAAATGTCAATccaaacatttatatttacaaATGCTCATTCAAATATAAGATgtttctatattattttaaagttactgtcccgcccgtagggcgggtttaCTCTAGTTTAAAgtaaattaaagaataaaatgattaaattaTTCCAAATTCTAAGCTTTTATTTTAACTTTGTCCTTTAAATACTAAACATTATATAATAAtcataaactcaaatataaaagttattaaaataaacttttaattagtgttattttggaaaattttctCTCATGTgctattttgtaacaaaaatgtttaatcttatcctataatattttttaggaAAATTCCAACTTTACCTCAAACTTGatatcattattttaaatttacatttaaatgaTAATCAATTTCATAAATTCATCAAGTTTATTATACAAACAGACAGATTAACCCTTTTAAATCATTTATGCAAGAATTAGTTATAGAAGTTTATAAGCCCACCACattcctaaatcctaaaccttaaaccataatcactaaattttaaatCCAAATGTTAGAGTGTTTTTGAttgaatgtatttttttaaaatcagtATCCAACATAATTTATGTCAAATAACTTCTCaaaattttcttctttttggccaactaaatttttttttacctattTCTAAAAGATAACTTttggatttaattattttaacatGGTAAATATTAGTCGATAAACATGATGAAATTTTTGTGCTGCAATTGCTGTAAAAAGCTCGACTATTGCTATTGCTTAGGGATgggtaaaaacaaaaaacgaaACAAACCAACCCAACCGAACCAAACTAAAGTAAATGTCGAAACtttttggttaaaatttttatcaactcaaatgtttttttctcgGTTTTAAACAGAACCTAAAAGtcgaatttaaaaaaattaaattaaataaatacactaataatattaagatttaagatatttaatcatttaaaaaaatcaagcataatttatatattttacttctaaatgaatagtaggaaaaaaaaaaactaaaaactaaaataaaaatatgaatctCTTACATTAAcatcaaaactaaaaaattaactattatatttatcttaggtttaaaaataataataatataaaattattgaattacatcttttatatttttattgagatTTTTTGGCTTTATGTTTAAATATGAAGAAGATAATGATTTAGTgttgatttattttatgttttaatattgtaaccgaaatagaaaaaaaaactaaaagattGATCACTCGATTGAACTGAacatatacaaattaaaaaaataaactaaaaccaAACTGAATACAAACCAAATTGTATTAAAACTGTACTAAACCGTAcgcaaaccaaaccaaactaatttagattgattttggttaaaaaaattgtaaacccAAATAAACTAAATCGAACCGAAtacaaaattaaactaaaatgcGCACCCTACTCTTACTAGTAGAGTTGATGTCGATTAAATTATCTTTGACCATAACtataatactattaaaaagaatagttgaaaacaaatatttgtgTGTACTTGGAACATTATTTTCTTTGTCTCCATTTTACTTGTGGCCTATGAGAAAAgacaaatttaatattaattaaacagATAAAGATGAATTTGGACTGATTTACCAAAAAGATGAATTTGGACTGATTTATCAAAAAGATGAATTTGGACTGATCGACCAACAAACAACAACTATTATTTGTTCCTAATTTATCCAAAAGTTGATGCATATGATTGATTTAACCTAATGTTTTCTCTGTATCCTTGTAAATGCAGCACTAATTTGAATTAGAGgacattttgttttatttcataCGTGGAACAAGAACCCTAATAAAGTACACATACTAGTACTGGCACTAATTTACTAGTCCGATCTCATGACTTTTACACTTGGGAAagttaacaaaaaattacaaaaatattgggATTAATGGAAGAATCTTTCTACTGGAATGTGAAACGAAGTGGTGCTGATACGACGCTGTATCATCTTTCAGACAAAAGCTGCACGTCAGTGACAATCATCGTCTTGGGCATCCAACAAAACATTCTTCtttttactttgtttttttCGGGTTTAGCATATTTCACATTTGCCcctttttcttttacaaaaatatcattcaacatttctatttttctttggtAAACTCAACATTTCTATTTGTAAAACTGTTATCGCAATTATTAAAGCAAGTTTTTGTTGTTGGTTTTTCAAATATAGCGTTTAcatcaaaatatattgtaaCTTCAAACTGTTGAATTAcgacaaaaaaacatatttaatttcATTCATCAAATAAAATACTTACGGTGACAAGTAACAACTCAATTATAtgcatttttcaattttttattttagctttgttcatattatttatttatcccAAATGAAGAAGGATTCCttgaatttatatttaaattaaatatgtcTCTATATATGAGATGAGTTTAAAAGATGAAATAAGTAAAACtatcataaaaattattataagcacaacagaaaatattaattatatcgAAATAAATACTTTagagtttataaaaaaactaaaaaacgtATTTCGTTGAAACATAAAGTCAAAAGTCAAAATATCAATATAACTTTATTTAAAGTAGtctactattaaaataaatctaatatCAAATCGATTGAAGTCTCATTTTATTGTTGAAAAAATTTAACCTAAAACAAAATAGAAAGCCCAAATATAATGCTATGaatttatgtttgtttttaaattcTGAAATTTCTTATGGTTAATTTTAACTGAGATTTTCTCAATAATTAATTTGACATGTTATTTCTCAAAAATTAATGTAGCACATTTGTAATCACACCTTAAAATTTCACAGCCTATTACTGGGGCGCACAGGTGACGTGAAGAAGGAAGATTATTATAGGG
This genomic window contains:
- the LOC103871063 gene encoding ubiquitin-like protein ATG12A; its protein translation is MAETESPSSVRKVVVHLRATGGAPILKQSKFKIPGTDKFAKVIDFLRRQLHSDSLFVYVNSAFSPNPDESVNDLYNNFGFDGKLVVNYAFSMAWG